The Achromobacter deleyi region GCGCGGATGCAGCAATTGCGTCATGGTTTTGTCTCCTATCGAATCCGCTGATTGCGGATTTCTTTTTAAAGTACGTAAATACGTACTATATTCATAAGAACATAGAAAACCGATAGGAGACAAGCAGATGAAACGCTGGACACAACGCCCCGAAGGATCGACCTGGGGCGACTTCGGCCCGGACGACGAGCTCGGCCGCCTGAACCTGCTGACCGAAGAAAAGGTGCTGCAGGCCGTGCGCGAGGTCCGCGCGGGCAAGGTCTTCTGCCTGTCGCTGCCGCTGGACCTGCCCGGCGGCAACGTGCTGAATCCGCGCCGTCACGCGCCCACGCTCAAGCCCACCTTCCGCGAAGGCACGCCCTACCTGAACTTCGCGATGTCGCAGCTGCAGCCCGAGGCCATCGACGTCCTGTCCGATGACCAGGTGACACTGTCCATGCAGTACTCCACGCAGTGGGACGGCCTGTGCCATGTGGGCGCGATGTTCGATATCCAGGGCGACGGCCAGGCCCGCCGCGTCTACTACAACGGCTACGCCGCCGGCGTCGATGTCTTCGGCGGCGCCGACCCCGACACCTCCGAGCCCGCCTGCTGCCCGCCCGGCGGCTCGTATGCGCGCAAGCTCAGCGTCAGCCGCTACGCGGAAAAAGGCGTGCAGGGGCGCGGCGTGCTGGTCGACCTGGCCCGCGCGTTCGGCCCCGGCCGCACGCTGGTGGGCCATGCGCAGCTGCAGGCCGCCATGCGCGAGCAGAATGCCGTGCTGGAGACTGGCGACATGCTGGTCCTGCGCACGGGTTTCGCGGAGAGCATCGTGGCCATGAACGGCCACCCGGACCCGCACAAGCTGGAACAGACGGGCGCCGTGCTGGATGGTTCCGACCAGGCCCTGCTGGACTGGATCACGGAGTCCGGCGTCGCGGCGATCTGCGCGGACAACTACGCGGTGGAGTCCTATCCCGCGCGCACGTCCGGCCCCGGCCATTCGATCCTGCCGCTGCATCATCACTGCCTGTTCAAGCTGGGCGTGCCGCTGGCCGAACTCTGGTACCTGAAGGACCTGGCCGACTGGCTGCACGCGCAGGGACGCAACCGCTTCCTGCTGACCGCCCCGCCCTTGCGCATGCCCGGCGCGGTGGGTTCGCCCGTGACGCCCATCGCCACGGTGTAAGCCATGACCTTGCCGTACTCGACTTTCTCCGAACACCTGGACGTGCTTTCCGCCCGCCAACCGGACGCGGTCGCGCTGATCGACCAGGACCAGCGGATCAGCGTCGCCGACCTGCGCGCGCAAAGCCGTGCACTGGCCGCCGGCCTTGCCCGCATCGGCGTGCGCCCCGGCCATCGCGTCGCCGTCTGGCTGCCCAATTGCGCGGCCTGGGTGGAATCCTTCCTGGCCTGCGCCCACCTGGGCGCGCTGGTGCTGGCGGTCAACACGCGCTTTCGCGCACTGGAAGTGGCCGATATCCTGGGCCGCGGCCAGGCCGACTGGCTGGTGTTCTGGCCAGGCTTCAAGGGCATCGACTTCCAGGGCATCCTGGACGGCGTGGCGCCCGAACATCTGGCGCGCCTGCAAGGCGTGGTCGCGCTGTCCGCCACCGGCGAACCGGCGGCCTCGCCCCGGCACGGCAAGCCGGTGCACCAGTACGCCGACCTGCTGGCCTGCGCCGACCCGGCCCCCCCCGCGCAAGGCAACGCCGGCGTGCTGTGCTTCACCACGTCCGGCACAACCTCCAAGCCCAAGTTCGTGCTGCATGACCAGCAGACCCTGCTGCGCCACGGCGTCGCGGTCGCACAGGCGTATGGCTACGACGACCGCAGCTGCATATTGGCCAGCGCCCCGTTTTGCGGCGCCTTCGGCTTCGCGACGCTGGTGGGCGGCCTGGCGCGGGGCGCGCCCGTCGTCTGCGCGCCGGTGTTCAACGCCGCGCAGTCGGCCGACGCCATCGCCCGCCATGCGGTGACGCATACCTACGCCAACAACGAGGCCCTGGTGGGCATGATGCAGGCCGCGCCGCCCGCGAACTTCGCCTCGGCGCGGCTGTTCGGCTTCGCCAGCTTCACGCCGGCGCTGGACAACATGCTGGACCTGGCCCGCGAGGCCGGCGTGCCGCTGACCGGCCTGTACGGCTCCAGCGAACTGATTGCGCTGGTGGCCGGCCAGCCCCGCGATCCGGCCGAGGGCGATGTGTCGGCCCGCCATCAGCCCGGCGGCACGCTGATCTATCCCGAGGCCCGGGTGCGCGCAAGGGATCCCGAGACCGGACAGGTGCTGCCGCACGGCCAGTCCGGCGAAATCGAGATCCTGTCGCCCAGCCTGATGCTGGGCTATCTGGACAACCCCGACGCCACCCGCGGCGCCGTCACCGGCGACGGCTATTTCAAGACCGGGGACCTGGGCTACACGCTGACCCCGCGCCAGTTCGTGTTCCAGACCCGCATGGGAGACTCGCTGCGGCTGTCCGGCTTCCTGGTCAACCCGGTGGAGATCGAACAAGTGGTCGAAACGCTGCCCGGCGTGCGCGCCTGCCAGGTGGTGGGCGCGACAAGCAAGGGGAAGATCGTGCCCTACGCCTTCGTGCTGCTGCACCCGGGCGCCAGCGCGGATCCGGCCGGCTGGACCGCCGCCTGCAAGGCCGCCATGGCAGGGTTCAAGGTTCCCGCGGGCTTCACCGTGCTGGATGCCTTTCCTTCCGTGGAGAGCGCCAACTCGGTCAAGATCCAGAAACACCGGCTGCGCGAAATGGCGGACGCTATGCTCTCGGATTCTTCATCCTGACCCTCGCCCCGACCATGCCTGCCCGCAAGCTTTTCTCACGCAGCCCCCAGCCGCTCTACCTGCAGGCGGCCGCGCTGTTTCGCAGCCATATCCAGAACCGCACCTGGCGGCCGGGGCAGCAGATCCCGCCGCTGGAATCGCTGATGGAGACCTACGGCATCTCGCGGGCGACGATACGCCAGGCCTTCGGGCTGCTGGAGGAGGACGGCCTGATCCGGCGTTCGCGCGGGTCGGGCACCTTCGTCAATGCCGCGCTGCCCGAAACGCCCACGCTGCTCATCCCCAAGACCTGGGCTGAAACCGTCGAGCTGAGCAACCAGCTCGGCACCGTGTCGCTGGTGGAATCCAGCGCCGACTCCCCGCTGCCCGACACCCTGGGCATGCCCTGCGGCGCCGATCGCAGCGGCAGCTTCCAGTACCTGCGGCGCATCCACACCACGGATGCCGGGCCCTTTTGCTATAGCGAGGTCTTTCTGGACAGTGGCCTGTTCCGAAAGCACCGGGCCCGCATCCAGAAAAGCACCGTGGCGCCGGTGCTGGACCAGTTCTATGGCGCGCGCATCACCGAGGCCCGCCAGGTGCTCAACGTGATCGAAGCGGGCCAGGAGTCGGCCGAATCCCTGCAGATCCCCGTCTCGTCCCCCGTGGCCGAGCTGCGCCGCTATGCCTGCATCGACGGCCGCGTCGTGTACTTCGCGCGGCTGGAGTTCCCGTTCCGGAAAGTGCGGATGGAATTCGACCTGCTGTCCAGCCGCTGACCGCGCCCCCTCAACCCGACCCAGGAGCCCATCCAACGCCACGCCAACCGTCGCCGCCTCACGATAAGGCGCCGCAGCACGCCATAACGAGCGCCAGCACAATCCGAAAAAAGACAAACCCGGCACACAGGGAGACAAACCATGAGACATGCCGACAAGCCCCGGATTTCATTGCAGTGCCGCAGCACGCTTGCCCAGTTGTTCGCCACCGCGGCCGTCGCCGCCGCGCCCGCCGCCTTCGCGCAGCCGCCCGCCATCTCCGACGATGTGGTCCGCCTGGGCCTGATCCTGGACATGAGCGGCGTCTACGCCGACGTCACCGGCAAAGGCAGCGCCACCGCCGCTGAAATGGCGATCGCCGATTTTGGCGGAACGGTGCTGGGCAAGAAGGTGGACCTGATGGTGGTGGACCATCAGAACAAGGCCGACATCGCCGCCGCCAAGGCGCGCGAGTGGTACGACACCCAGAAGGTGGACGCCATCATGGACGTGGCGGGCTCCGCGCCCGCGCTGGCCGTGCTGGAAGTGGCGCGGGAAAAGAAAAAAATCGTGGTCTACAGCGGCCCCGGCACCGAGCGCATCACCAACGACCTGTGCTCGCCCTATTCCGTGCACTACACCTACGACACCTGGTCGCTGGCCAACACCACGGCGCGCGCCACCGTAGAGCAAGGCGGCAAGAGCTGGTACTTCCTGACGGCCGATTACGCCTTCGGCCACACCCTGCAAGCGTCGGCCACGGAGGTCGTCAAGGCCAACGGCGGCACCGTGGTGGGCGCATCGCGCCACCCGCTGGGATCCAGCGACTTCGCGTCCTACCTGCTGCAGGCGCAGGCCAGCAAGGCCCAGATCGTGGGCCTGGCCAATGCGGGCGGCGACACCGTCCACGCCATCAAGGCGGCCAGCGAGTTCGGCCTGACCAAGGGCGGCCAGAAGATGGCCGGCTTGCTCCTGTACATCAACGACATACACGCCATCGGCCTGGACGCCGCCGCCGGCCTGACGCTGACCGAGGCTTTCTACTGGGACATGAACGACCAGACCCGGGCCTGGTCTCAGCGCTACTACGACAAGCTGAAGAAAATGCCCAACATGAGCCAGGCGGGCACGTATTCATCGGTGATGCACTACCTGAAGGCGGTGCAGGCCGCCGGCACCGATGAGCCCGTCGCGGTGATGAAGCAGATGAAATCCATGCCCATCAACGACTTCTTCGCCACCAACGGCCGCATCCGCGAGGACGGCCGCATGGTCCACGACATGTACTTGTTCGAGGTGAAGAAGCCGTCGGAATCCAAGCGGCCCTGGGACTACTACAAGCTGGTGGCCACCCTGCCGGGAGACCAGGCGTTCATGCCGCTGTCCAAGTCCACCTGCCCGCTGGTGAAGAAGTAGGCGCGACGCCGCGGGCAGGTGCTGAACCTGCCCGCGGCGCCGGCTAGGGGGTGCCCGGTGCGGCCACCGCCTCTTCCAGCATATCCAGCCGGTCCTGGCCCCAGAACACCTCGCCCCGATACACATACGCGGGCGAGCCGAACACCCCGGCCCTGACCGCGTCGTCCGTGTTGCGGCGATAGGCCGACTCGATGCCGGGCTGCCCGGCCGCCGCCAGCAGCGCCGCGGCGTCCAAGCCCAGCCGCTCCAGTAGGCCGCGCAGGGTGGCCAGGTCGGAGATGTCCTGGTCGTCGCACCACTGGGCCTTGAGGATGGCCTTGTACAACTCCAGCACCGGCAGCCCGCCAAGATCCGCCGCGATCACGATGCGCGAGGCCAGGCCCGCATCCGGACACATGAAGGCCGGCTTCGGATTGACGTGGATGCCCAGCTTGCGGCACCAGCGCGCCAGTTCCGCCACGCGATAGGCCTGGCGCTGCGGCGAACGCTGGCCCAGGAGCACGCCGCCGGTGCGCGCATAGACATCGGGCAAGTCCACGGGCAGGTAGCGGATCGCCGCCTCATGCCGCGCCGCCAGCGCCTCCAGCCGGTCGGCGCCCAGGTAGGCCCAGTCCGAGTTCATCCAGAAGTAATAGGCGATCGTCTTCATGTCGTCCTCAGGTGCGCGCGGCCACCGGCGCGCGCAGCGCCGGGTGAGAGGCGGTCTCGTCCCGCATGCGCCAGGCGCTGAACAAGGCAATCACACCCAGGATGCTCAGATACCAGACCACGTATTTCGGGTCGCCCCCGCCCTTGGCCAGCAGCCAGGTCGCCACGATGGGCGCCAGCCCCCCGCCGATGGCGCCGGACACCTGCACCGCCAGCGAAATGCCGGTATAGCGAACGTGGGCAGGAAACTGGCTGGAAAACAGTGTGCCCTCCGGCCCGTACAGGCAGGCGTAGACCAGCCCCACCGCCAGGCAGACCGCCACGATGATCCAGGCCTTGTCGCCCGTGCCCAGCAGATGGAAGAACACGGGAGCGCACACCAGGATGCCCACGGTGCCCGCCATGAACACCCACTTGTGGCCGATCCGGTCGCCCAGGATGCCGAACAGCGGCATGGTGAACAGCGCGACGGCGGCGCCCCAGATCGTGGCGTCCAGCATGACCGAGCGCGGGATGCCCAGGGTGCCCGTGGCATAGGCCAGCGAGAACGTCACCACCGTGTAGAACCAGGTCACTTCGGCCAGCCGGGCGCCCACCACCACCAGCAGAGCGCGGCGATGCTTCTTCAGCACCTCGGCCACGGGCACTTCGACCTTGGCGCCCTTCTTTTGCATCTGCTCGAAGTCCGGCGATTCGGCCACCTTGACCCGGATGAACCAGCCCACCAGCAGCAGGACCACGCTGGCCAGGAACGGCAGGCGCCAGCCCCACGCCAGCATGTCGGCTTCGGGCAACGCCGCCACGGCGCCCATCGCCAGGGATGACAGAATCAGCCCCGGCGCCACGCCGGCCTGCGGCAGGCTGCCGAAGAAGCCCTTCTTGCCCTCGGGCGCATGCTCCACCGCCATCAGCACCGCCCCGCCCCACTCTCCGCCCACCGCGATGCCTTGCAGAAAACGCATCAACACCAGCAGCACGGCGGCCCAGTATCCGATCTGCTCATACGACGGGATCAGCCCGATCAGGATGGTGGGCACGCCCATCAGCAGCAATGTGATCAGCAGCATGGACTTGCGGCCTATCTTGTCGCCATAGTGGCCGAAGATCACACCGCCCAGCGGCCGGGCGAAGAATCCCACCGAGTAGGTGGCGAATGCCGCCAGCGTGCCGGTCAGCGGATCGAACGAGGGAAAGAATATCTTGTTGAAAATCAGCGCGGCGGCCGTGCCGTACAGGAAAAAGTCATACCACTCGATCGTGGTGCCCATCATGCTGGCCAGGCCGGCCGTCACATATTCGCGGCGCGAGCGCGCAGCCGCAGGCTTGGTCGTCATCATCGTGACTCCCCAAAAAAATGTCTGAACAAGGAAGGACGCGGAATCAGGCGGCGGGCAGCGGCAACGGCGCAATGCCGTGCGTCTGGCGGGCCCAATAATTGAACGTCGCGCGGACGATGGAAGGCTTGAGCAGATAGTCATGCGCCTCGCGCGCGAGCGCGTCGTCCACCGGGGTCAACGGCCCGAACGCCTGCGCGCGGATCTGCATGCGCGCGGCGCGCTCCAAGTAGACCGACAGATAGGTCGCCTCTTCGCAGGAGCCGCCCGCCGTCAGGTAGCCGTGATGCGCCAGGATGATGGCGCGCTTGCGGCCGAGCGCCTCGGAGATGATCACGCCCTCCTGGTCCGCGATCGGCACGCCGGGCCACTCGCCCAGGAAGGCACAGTCGTCGTGCAGCGGCGTCATGTCCATCTGCGAGATCACAAGCGGTTGCCGGGCGGCTGCCAGGGCGGACGCCCAGGGCGAGTGCGTGTGGATGATGGACTGCACGTCGGGCCGCGCCTCGTAGACCCACAGGTGAAAGCGCGTTGCCGGATTGGCCATGCCCCCGCCCGTCAGCGTATGCAGGTCGCGGTCGACCTCGATGAAGTCCGCCGGGGTCGCCTCGTCAAAGCCCAGGCCGAAGCGCAAGGTCCAGTAGGCGCCGGGGCGCTCCGAACGCACGCTGATCTGTCCTGCCAGCCCGGCCTCCTGCCCGGTCATGGCCAGGATGCGGCAGGCGTAGGCCATGGTTTCCTGAATGCTGCGCGGCACGGCGCGCAAGTGCAGCGCCATCTCCTGCGTGGCGCGGGTATCGAAATACGATTTCTCGCGTAGTGCGGTGTTCATGGTTTCCCCTTGTCTGTTCCCCGCCAACGGCGCCGGCTGATGCCGCGCGAGGTGTGGACAGTATGGAAACGGCCGCCCGATCAAGCCATGCAGCCAGGGTCATAGCAGCTATTCGGAGCCGCCGCCCCGGGCCTGTCCGTCCGGGCCGCTAGTGCGCCGCGATGCGGCGCGCGCAAGCCAGCAGTTCGCCCACCAGCGGCAGCGGCTGCCGGTGGGCCTGCGTGATGGCCACCACGCGCCGCCGCAGGACAGGGCTGCGGATGCGGACCTTACGCAGTTCATAGTCCGTCAACAGTTTGTCGGGAATGCGGGACGGCAAGATACAGGCGCCCACCCCCGAGGAAACCAGCTTGAGCATGGCGTCGATGGTCTCGGCCTCGGCCACGAACTCGGGCTCCAGGCCCGCGCTGTGGATCATCTTGCGCAGCGCGTAGTGGGAAGGAAATCCCACCAGGCGCAGATCCATGCCGGCCAGGTCCACGTTGTCCATCAGCGGCACGTCGCGCCGCACGATCAGGCACATCTCGTCGTCGAACAAGGTGGTCGACGCCAGGTTGTCCGAGGCCACGGCCGCGTCATAGACAAAGCCGACGTCCGCCTTGCCGCTTTCCACCAGCGACACCACTTCCGGGGAACTGCGGCCCATGACGGACAGGTTCACATGTTCATGGCTGCTGACAAAGCTGGCCACGACCTCGGCCATGAAGTAGTAGCTGAGCGTATGCACGGTAGCCAGCCGCACCGTGCCCTGCGTCACGCCCTCGCGCTGGCGCACGGCTTCGAGCACGCGGTCGATGCTCTGGTAGGCCGGCTGGATGCCCTCCAGCAGGCGCACGCCCGCCTCCGTCAGTTCCACCCCCCGCCCGGTGCGGATGAACAGCGGCTTGCCCACGTGCGCTTCCAGCGCGGCCAGCTGCCGGCTCAGGCCGGATTGCGTCTGGTCCAGGTCCTCGGCCGCGCGCGACAGCGATTTGAGTTCCGCGATCCGCACAAAATAGCGTAACTGCCGGTCCGGCGTGTCCATGCTGCAACCCCTCGTCTTGGTCTGATGCGCTCGTCCTGGCGCGGTGGACAGTGTGCCCCAGCGGCCGGGTGCGGCACTACGGGGATTTGCGCTAACGCGGGACAGGCGTAGCCTTGCAGGCTGCGCCCATGCCAGGAAACCAGAATGACCACCCCCGCCCCCCGCCCCATCGCCGCCACCATTGCCGCCGTCATCCGCGATGGCCACGTGCTGCTGGTGCGCCGCGCCAACCCGCCGGATGAAAACTGCTGGGCCTTTCCCGGCGGCAAGATCGACGCGGGCGAGCCCATCCTGGCCGCGACCGCGCGGGAGCTGCTGGAAGAAACCGCCGTGGTCGCCGAGCCGCTGCATGTGTTCGATGCGGTCGACGTGTTCGACCGCGACGACGCGGGCGCGCTGCGCCGCCACTTCATCCTGATCGCGGTGCTGTGCCGCTGGCAGTCCGGCGAGCCAGTAGCCGGCGACGATGCGCGGGACGCGCGATGGGTGGCGCTTGCGGACCTGGAAGGCCATGCGCTCGCCACCAGCTTCGGGGTGGCGGAACTGGCGCGCAAGGCCGCGGCGCTGACGGCGGCCTAGGCCTGTTCAGGCGCCGCGCGCGCGCAGCCAGTCGCGCAAGGCCTGAACCTTGTCCTTCATCGGCCCCCTGCCCGGCCACACCAGGTAGTAGCCGAATTCCTCCAGCCAGGCATCGTCGGCCAGCCTGACCAGCCGCCCCGCCGCAAGTTCGTCTTCAACCATAGCCGCCGGCAGCAGACCCATGCCCTGCCCGGCCGCGACCGCCTTCAGAAGCAGGCTGCCATCGTCGAAGGCCGGACCTCTTGGCATGCCTGCGTCCTCCACGCCCTGCGCCGCGAACCAGAGCTGCCAGCCCTTGCGGCCTTCGTCGTGCACGCGCGGCCAGCGCAACAGGTCCTGCGCGCCGCCGGGCATGCCCAGCGTAGCAACCAGGCCGGCCGACGCGACCGGCACGACTTCCACCGTCAACAAGTGTTCGCTCTGCAAGCCCGGGTAGCGGCCCAGTCCGTGCCGGATGGCGATGTCCACGCCATCGCGAGTGAAATCCGTCAGCGCATTGCTGGTGACGATCTGCAGGTCGATGTCGGGGTGGCGCGCGTGAAAGTCGTTCAGGCGAGGAATCAGCCAGGCCGACGCGAAGAAGGCGGTCGTGCCCACGGTGAGCACGCGGCTTGCCGGCGGCGCCGCGACGCGGGCCGAGGCGTCCAGTATCTGGCGAAACGCATTGCGGATGGGCGGCAGGTAGTGCTTGCCGGCATCGGTCAGCAGGATGCCCCGGTTCACGCGCACGAAGAGCGGCACGCCCAGGTGCTGCTCCAGCGTCTTGATCAACTGGCTGACCGCGCCCGGCGTCACGCACAGTTCTTCCGCCGCGGCCTTCATGGACTGGTGGCGGGCGGCTGCGTCGAACGCGCGCAGCGCATTGAGCGGCGGTAGTCTTGGCGCTGACATAAGGCTGGGTTTCCGCAGGACTTCAATATAGTTTTACTAATCTGAACAAGATAGAAAACCGGGTTTGTTGAATCCGACCTATCCCATTAACTTTGGAGCCATCTCTGGGAATCCACTTTCAATCAGAATAGTTCAACTATATGAATGACATCAAGCTCGATACTCTCGCCGCAGACGCCTTCCTGGACCGTGACCTGACCGAGATCGCCGCGCTGATCAAGTCGGGCGATATTTCACCCGTGGAGATCACGCGCGCCCAGCTGCGGCGCATCGAGGTCCGGGACGGCGCCCTGCGCAGCTACGCCTGCGTGACGGCGGCCCTGGCGCTGCAAGCGGCGCAGGCCGCCGAAACGGAGATACGCGGCGGACACTACCGCGGCCCGCTGCACGGCATTCCGATAGCGCTGAAGGACCTGTGCCGGCGGGAAGGCGTGCCAGCGGCGGCCGGCACGACCATCCTGCGCGGCGCGCCCGCGGATCATGACGCCACCGTCGTCCGGCGCTTGCGCGACGCAGGCGCGGTGCTGCTGGGGCAGCTGCAGATGACGGAAGGGGCGTACTCCGACCACCATCCGGCCGTCCAGCCCCCGTGCAATCCGTGGAACGCCGGCTACTGGACCGGCATCTCGTCCAGCGGATCCGCCGTGGCGACGGCGGCTGGCCTGTGCTTTGCGGCGACGGCGTCCGATACGGGCGGATCTGTCCGCTGGCCTTGCGCCGCCACCGGACTGACCGGCATCAAGCCGACCTGGGGCCGCGTCAGCCGGCATGGCACGGTGGAACTGGCGGCCTCGCTGGATCACATCGGCGTCATCGCGCGCAGCGTGCGCGACGCGGCCGTCATGCTGGAAGCCATGGCGGGCGCCGACCCGCTGGACCCGACCGCATTGCAGGCGCCGGTGCCGCGCTACGCCGAGCTGGCCGCCGGCTCCCTCCACGGCCTGCGGATCGGCGTCGATCCGGACTGGAACCGTACCGACGTAGACGCACAGACCCAACGCATGCTGGCGGCCGCCGCGCAGACATTCCAGGAGCTGGGCGCGACGCTGGTCCCGGCGCGCTTTCCCATTGCCGAGGGTGAACAGGCGGTTCGCGACTGGGCGCCGAACTGCGCCGTGGAGGCCGCGGTGGCGCATGCGGACACCTACCCTGCCCGCCACGCGGAGTATGGCCCGGTGCTGGCGGCGGTGCTCGATGCGGGCCACGCCTTGTCCGGCATGGACTATCAGCGCCTCCTGCTGCGCCGCATGGCCCTGCGCGGAAAGGTCGATGCCCTGTTCACCGGCATCGACGCCCTGCTGACGCCGGTGCAGCCGATGCCGCCGCTGACCTTGCGCGCCATCAGCACGCTGGGCGATCAGCCCGGACTGATCGCGGCGCTGCAACGCTACACCTGCGTGTTCGACATGACGGGGCATCCCTGCCTGACGCTGCCGGCGGGCCAGTGCGACGCCGGCATGCCGATGGGCCTGCAGCTGGTGGCGGGCCATCTGGGCGAGACCACGCTGTTGCACCTGGGCGCCGCGTTCCAGGCCGCCACGCGCTGGCATCTGCGCAGGCCCGCGCCAGGCAAAGGGGAATGAGGATGCGCACGCAACAGGCCGCCGCGCAGCCCCGGTTCGCCAGGATCTTTCATGGATGGTTCGTGGTGGCCGCCGCCTTCGTCATCACCTTGCTGGGGTTCGGCAGCGCGTATTCCTTCAGCGCCTTCGTCGAAGCCCTGCAGCGCGATTTCGGCGCCTCGCGCGGCGCCGTGTCGCTGGTGTTTTCGCTGGCGGGGTTCCTTTACTTCGGATTTGGCGTGATCAGCGGGCCTTTGGCGGACCGTTACGGATCGCGCCGCCTGGCGCTGGCCGGGATGCTGCTGCTGGCGCTGGGCCTGCTGCTGGCCGGCGCGGCGCAGAGCATGACGCAGATATACCTGGCCTATGGCCTGGGGGTGGGATTGGGCGTGGGGTGTTCCTATGTGCCGGTGGTGGGCGCGGTGCAGCGCTGGTTCCAGCGGCGGC contains the following coding sequences:
- a CDS encoding AMP-binding protein → MTLPYSTFSEHLDVLSARQPDAVALIDQDQRISVADLRAQSRALAAGLARIGVRPGHRVAVWLPNCAAWVESFLACAHLGALVLAVNTRFRALEVADILGRGQADWLVFWPGFKGIDFQGILDGVAPEHLARLQGVVALSATGEPAASPRHGKPVHQYADLLACADPAPPAQGNAGVLCFTTSGTTSKPKFVLHDQQTLLRHGVAVAQAYGYDDRSCILASAPFCGAFGFATLVGGLARGAPVVCAPVFNAAQSADAIARHAVTHTYANNEALVGMMQAAPPANFASARLFGFASFTPALDNMLDLAREAGVPLTGLYGSSELIALVAGQPRDPAEGDVSARHQPGGTLIYPEARVRARDPETGQVLPHGQSGEIEILSPSLMLGYLDNPDATRGAVTGDGYFKTGDLGYTLTPRQFVFQTRMGDSLRLSGFLVNPVEIEQVVETLPGVRACQVVGATSKGKIVPYAFVLLHPGASADPAGWTAACKAAMAGFKVPAGFTVLDAFPSVESANSVKIQKHRLREMADAMLSDSSS
- a CDS encoding MFS transporter — its product is MMTTKPAAARSRREYVTAGLASMMGTTIEWYDFFLYGTAAALIFNKIFFPSFDPLTGTLAAFATYSVGFFARPLGGVIFGHYGDKIGRKSMLLITLLLMGVPTILIGLIPSYEQIGYWAAVLLVLMRFLQGIAVGGEWGGAVLMAVEHAPEGKKGFFGSLPQAGVAPGLILSSLAMGAVAALPEADMLAWGWRLPFLASVVLLLVGWFIRVKVAESPDFEQMQKKGAKVEVPVAEVLKKHRRALLVVVGARLAEVTWFYTVVTFSLAYATGTLGIPRSVMLDATIWGAAVALFTMPLFGILGDRIGHKWVFMAGTVGILVCAPVFFHLLGTGDKAWIIVAVCLAVGLVYACLYGPEGTLFSSQFPAHVRYTGISLAVQVSGAIGGGLAPIVATWLLAKGGGDPKYVVWYLSILGVIALFSAWRMRDETASHPALRAPVAART
- a CDS encoding NUDIX hydrolase, encoding MTTPAPRPIAATIAAVIRDGHVLLVRRANPPDENCWAFPGGKIDAGEPILAATARELLEETAVVAEPLHVFDAVDVFDRDDAGALRRHFILIAVLCRWQSGEPVAGDDARDARWVALADLEGHALATSFGVAELARKAAALTAA
- a CDS encoding 2-hydroxychromene-2-carboxylate isomerase — encoded protein: MKTIAYYFWMNSDWAYLGADRLEALAARHEAAIRYLPVDLPDVYARTGGVLLGQRSPQRQAYRVAELARWCRKLGIHVNPKPAFMCPDAGLASRIVIAADLGGLPVLELYKAILKAQWCDDQDISDLATLRGLLERLGLDAAALLAAAGQPGIESAYRRNTDDAVRAGVFGSPAYVYRGEVFWGQDRLDMLEEAVAAPGTP
- a CDS encoding LysR family transcriptional regulator; translation: MDTPDRQLRYFVRIAELKSLSRAAEDLDQTQSGLSRQLAALEAHVGKPLFIRTGRGVELTEAGVRLLEGIQPAYQSIDRVLEAVRQREGVTQGTVRLATVHTLSYYFMAEVVASFVSSHEHVNLSVMGRSSPEVVSLVESGKADVGFVYDAAVASDNLASTTLFDDEMCLIVRRDVPLMDNVDLAGMDLRLVGFPSHYALRKMIHSAGLEPEFVAEAETIDAMLKLVSSGVGACILPSRIPDKLLTDYELRKVRIRSPVLRRRVVAITQAHRQPLPLVGELLACARRIAAH
- a CDS encoding ABC transporter substrate-binding protein; the protein is MRHADKPRISLQCRSTLAQLFATAAVAAAPAAFAQPPAISDDVVRLGLILDMSGVYADVTGKGSATAAEMAIADFGGTVLGKKVDLMVVDHQNKADIAAAKAREWYDTQKVDAIMDVAGSAPALAVLEVAREKKKIVVYSGPGTERITNDLCSPYSVHYTYDTWSLANTTARATVEQGGKSWYFLTADYAFGHTLQASATEVVKANGGTVVGASRHPLGSSDFASYLLQAQASKAQIVGLANAGGDTVHAIKAASEFGLTKGGQKMAGLLLYINDIHAIGLDAAAGLTLTEAFYWDMNDQTRAWSQRYYDKLKKMPNMSQAGTYSSVMHYLKAVQAAGTDEPVAVMKQMKSMPINDFFATNGRIREDGRMVHDMYLFEVKKPSESKRPWDYYKLVATLPGDQAFMPLSKSTCPLVKK
- a CDS encoding aldolase, which gives rise to MNTALREKSYFDTRATQEMALHLRAVPRSIQETMAYACRILAMTGQEAGLAGQISVRSERPGAYWTLRFGLGFDEATPADFIEVDRDLHTLTGGGMANPATRFHLWVYEARPDVQSIIHTHSPWASALAAARQPLVISQMDMTPLHDDCAFLGEWPGVPIADQEGVIISEALGRKRAIILAHHGYLTAGGSCEEATYLSVYLERAARMQIRAQAFGPLTPVDDALAREAHDYLLKPSIVRATFNYWARQTHGIAPLPLPAA
- a CDS encoding GntR family transcriptional regulator produces the protein MPARKLFSRSPQPLYLQAAALFRSHIQNRTWRPGQQIPPLESLMETYGISRATIRQAFGLLEEDGLIRRSRGSGTFVNAALPETPTLLIPKTWAETVELSNQLGTVSLVESSADSPLPDTLGMPCGADRSGSFQYLRRIHTTDAGPFCYSEVFLDSGLFRKHRARIQKSTVAPVLDQFYGARITEARQVLNVIEAGQESAESLQIPVSSPVAELRRYACIDGRVVYFARLEFPFRKVRMEFDLLSSR
- the gcvA gene encoding transcriptional regulator GcvA, with the protein product MSAPRLPPLNALRAFDAAARHQSMKAAAEELCVTPGAVSQLIKTLEQHLGVPLFVRVNRGILLTDAGKHYLPPIRNAFRQILDASARVAAPPASRVLTVGTTAFFASAWLIPRLNDFHARHPDIDLQIVTSNALTDFTRDGVDIAIRHGLGRYPGLQSEHLLTVEVVPVASAGLVATLGMPGGAQDLLRWPRVHDEGRKGWQLWFAAQGVEDAGMPRGPAFDDGSLLLKAVAAGQGMGLLPAAMVEDELAAGRLVRLADDAWLEEFGYYLVWPGRGPMKDKVQALRDWLRARGA
- a CDS encoding cyclase family protein, translated to MKRWTQRPEGSTWGDFGPDDELGRLNLLTEEKVLQAVREVRAGKVFCLSLPLDLPGGNVLNPRRHAPTLKPTFREGTPYLNFAMSQLQPEAIDVLSDDQVTLSMQYSTQWDGLCHVGAMFDIQGDGQARRVYYNGYAAGVDVFGGADPDTSEPACCPPGGSYARKLSVSRYAEKGVQGRGVLVDLARAFGPGRTLVGHAQLQAAMREQNAVLETGDMLVLRTGFAESIVAMNGHPDPHKLEQTGAVLDGSDQALLDWITESGVAAICADNYAVESYPARTSGPGHSILPLHHHCLFKLGVPLAELWYLKDLADWLHAQGRNRFLLTAPPLRMPGAVGSPVTPIATV